The Ranitomeya imitator isolate aRanImi1 chromosome 6, aRanImi1.pri, whole genome shotgun sequence genome window below encodes:
- the LOC138642317 gene encoding uncharacterized protein, producing the protein MSTNTFSYNPEETTSILSHSIYPCDFLKTAPRETRGRDLEREVRHHINIELHCATLSEYLRVQRIPRGLRVPLRPTLFRDSPEYCTKFEQILNKCSLDLITLTIEHLQKEITASSERVKAIEIQLSSTGTPEELNLLKSEIKTKTEQHRRDIENRKRLKFARDTEDYEAKRVYRWQDNYSSSRSNARTGHRSSTDYSTSGSEQDKSSSIPSTSHFLGQRTQRGRKRGRGGARDLCRDTELTRMTRSQSRLY; encoded by the exons ATGTCCACCAATACCTTCTCCTACAATCCAGAGGAGACCACTAGTATCCTATCCCACTCTATATATCCCTGTGATTTTCTGAAAACCGCACCCCGTGAGACAAGGGGACGAGATCTGGAACGAGAAGTAAGACATCATATTAACATTGAACTTCACTGTGCAACATTGTCCGAGTACCTGCGGGTACAACGCATCCCGAGGGGCTTAAGGGTTCCACTACGTCCCACACTCTTCCGAGATTCTCCAGAATACTGCACTAAATTTGAACAGATTCTCAATAAGTGCTCCTTAGATCTAATCACCCTCACTATAGAACACCTACAGAAAGAGATTACGGCCAGCTCAGAACGGGTCAAAGCTATTGAGATCCAGCTCTCATCCACAGGTACCCCAGAGGAGCTGAACCTACTGAAATCCGAAATTAAGACGAAAACTGAACAACACCGCAGAGATATCGAGAACAGGAAACGACTGAAATTCGCCCGGGACACCGAGGACTACGAGGCGAAGAGggtatacagatggcaggacaactaTTCCTCCTCTCGCTCCAACGCAAGAACTGGACACCGTTCCTCCACGGACTACTCCACCTCGGGTTCGGAACAAGACAAGAGTTCCTCCATTCCAAGCACATCCCATTTTTTAGGTCAACGCACTCAACGAGGCCGAAAAAGAGGACGCGGCGGAGCCAGAGATCTCTGCAGAGACACGGAGCTTACACGAATGACAAGATCGCAG AGTCGCCTCTATTGA